In the Dolichospermum flos-aquae CCAP 1403/13F genome, GAGATTTTTTTAAGTTTGTTTTGCTAGTTTTATCCAGTTTTCGATTCCTTTTTTTGTGGGGATTCCTGAGTTATTAAATGTCCAAATATCTCGTTTATGTTGTTGTCCATAACTAATGTGAATTGGTTGGTGGGGACTGTAAAAATACAGGGAATCAAAGGGTAGTTTTGTTTGTAATATCCATTCTACTAGTTCTGTGCTGGGTAAGTCTGTAATTAGAAAATCACAAGCTGCACCTAATCTTTTACAGTAGTATGTACCATTTTTGTTGATTTCATGGCTAATATGTTGGTCGAGATTGGGGGCTACACGTCCATTTTTTTGACCTGTAACTGGGTCTTTTTTCTCAAGATACTTTTTTAGGTCTGGAGAACAAAAACCGTAGGTAAGTTGAAATTTTTCTCTACTAAAATAATCTATAATTGGGTCAATGATAAATTTATTTAAATCCTGTAATGCGGGAATTACTTCTGGTAGATTTTGTGGATATGGGTTGATATTTTCGGCATATTTATGATAAGTTTGAGTGCAGGTACAAAATTCTTCTAAGGTTAGATATTTTCCTAATTTTAAATTGTGAGTATTCATAAATACTGGATAGCAATGAGTCCGGTGATTTTATTGTAGCATTTGCTAAAGTTCTGGTTCATTAATTGCCCAGAAGTTAGAAAATGTGAATAAATTTATGTTTAGTTTAAATAAACAACAGGATTAATCAAGATTTAATTATATTTTAAATTTTGTCCGACTACTTACCAAGGTCTAGAAAAGTATGAATGTTCAAGAACTTTTAGCTAGATACGCGACAGGAGAAAGAAGCTTTACCTGTATTGCTTTACCAGGAGCAAATTTGCAAGGAGTCAATTTGGGTGGGGTGGACTTCGGTAGAGCAGATTTAAGAGGAGCAAACCTGACAGCAGCTTCTTTGAGTGGAGCTAATTTGAGTAAAGCGAATCTTCAAGGAGCAACATTAGCAAGAGCGCATTTATCCGAAGTTATTCTCTGTGGTGCTGATTTAACTCAAGCTACATTAACAACTGCTCATTTAAATGAATCAGATCTCAGTGGTGCATTGTTAAGTGGTGCTAACTTGTGTGATGCTAATTTACACATGGCATCAATTTCCGCCGCAAACTTACAGGGTGCAAATCTCAGTGGTGCAAAAATGGGAGGTGTGAGAATGTGGAAAGCAGATTTACAAGGTGCGGACTTGAGTGGTGCTGATTTAAGCGAGGCTAATTTGTGCGAAGTAAATTTAACTGGAGCTAATTTAGATGATACAGATATGAGTGAAACTTTCT is a window encoding:
- a CDS encoding pentapeptide repeat-containing protein; protein product: MNVQELLARYATGERSFTCIALPGANLQGVNLGGVDFGRADLRGANLTAASLSGANLSKANLQGATLARAHLSEVILCGADLTQATLTTAHLNESDLSGALLSGANLCDANLHMASISAANLQGANLSGAKMGGVRMWKADLQGADLSGADLSEANLCEVNLTGANLDDTDMSETFLTGAIMPDGSIHS